In Thermoplasmataceae archaeon, the genomic window CCATCTTCATCGATCTCAATTTTCTTCTCTGATCCGTCTGCTGATTTAACGGAAACATAGCGTTTGCTTTCGTTGGATTCCATTTTTCGCACACCCATTTTATAAATCGGGAGCGTGGAAATAAGGAGGTTGCCTTATCCATGAGGTATTTCCTGCAAAATAACAATCTTTTCACATTTCAGTAGGCTTCAACACCGGTTTTCACTCGGTTCCATGAATTTCGTATAAATTGCAATTTTTTCCTACATCTCATTATTTAAATACAGATACAAGGACATTCAGGATCTATGTGCGAATCGGTATAAGCAGAACACCTTAATAGCTACTGCCTGCTTTCATTTGTGACTTAGGTGATAAAAAGGGGGTTAAACTCAGGAAAGTAAGTACCATCCTATATTACCGCATACGTTAGGTATCATTGTAATAAGCCAGACACCGATCTAAAAATTATCATGGCATCTAAATGTTCAACAGAAATAGTTTTGGACATTCAAAGAAACGACTGCGAAATCCTCAAGGCTATTCACGGCCACGAGTGTTCTGTTGAACAGCTTTCTGTGCATTCAGATAGAACACTGGTTTCTATAAAGTCAAAAGATTGCCATGAAATCATCAGGGATATGTCCTATAACGGGATGAAGGTTAGAACCGCCAGAAGAGGAGAAATATGGGTAGAAGGATCAAGCTGCACATTTTGCTCATTTATCTCAAAGTTTCCTTTTGTTAAGGTACTGCGGGTCATTCCACTAACCGAGAACAGGATACAGGTGCACCTCGTTATACCATCCAGGGGAGACGTCAGGTTTTTCAAATCAAAGATGAAAAGATCTGGAATAGACTATACAATTCTCAGCGAAAGGCCATTCCAGCCTAAAGATATGACAGATAAGGAGAGAGAAATGGTCTCCACGGCACTTCAGAGGCACTTCTTCGATTGCGA contains:
- a CDS encoding helix-turn-helix domain-containing protein, which gives rise to MASKCSTEIVLDIQRNDCEILKAIHGHECSVEQLSVHSDRTLVSIKSKDCHEIIRDMSYNGMKVRTARRGEIWVEGSSCTFCSFISKFPFVKVLRVIPLTENRIQVHLVIPSRGDVRFFKSKMKRSGIDYTILSERPFQPKDMTDKEREMVSTALQRHFFDCENRTSLTAIAKDIGISPSSLSETIRRGTKKAVVYYMENKK